The genomic stretch caaacttttcctccGATTTAaccgggtggcctagttttttacccccacATAGTCCTGATCTTGAGATCATTGAagcaaacactctgaccaattcgCATGAGcgttaacaaaatatttctacaatttgacctagtgacctagtttttgaccccacagatccagtttcaaacttggcctaaagatcatcaagataaacattctgatataATTCCATGTATATTGTTGTACATGTGGTtcctagaatgttaacaaggtaAATTTTGACGTTTGACGGACGACGAACGACGAAcgatgacggacgccggacaatgacaggtccacatagctcaccttgagcatttccTGCTTTAGTGAGCCAAAATATTAATGGTGTCTAAATCATATGcttgaatttaaaattcatagATACTGTAAATGCAGAATTCTTCGCCAGGGTTCAactttcgctatattcgcgaggacCTGCATCTCGCGATAATTAAATCTTGCGTAAATATTTacaactaaaataatttaaattagagtaggataccatttttgcAATTTCGTGAATATTAAACCACGCGAACATACTCAAAGTCTATAAAAGACGCTGCCTTAATGGGCGGTACCAATAAAGTGATTAACACATTGTTCCAGGTATTGTAGATCATACTTTTCGTAGCTTTATAACTCTTGCCGCTAATATTGTAATATTGTTAATTGTACTCAATGTTTTGCCACATGCATGCATATTTAGCTATTTTGGTGTATAAAGTTAAGTTATGATGATCAATATACGATATTTACATAAGTGCTGTTGGGAAGTTTTTATTCGAGTTATTACCTTTTATTTTAGATATCAAGTTCGTTGTCTACACTTCTTCTTCTTTGCCACCTTTTGTTTAGCTGAGGGTCTCTGTCGTCGAGTTCTTAAGCTTCGTTAATAACTCTGAGAAAGAGGCCCTCAGGAAGAATTTTAACCTGCAGGTATTTATCAAGGCATTGATCAAGATGTAGCAATACttacaaataaaaaagtaataactatttaaaatttaaatctagACATTACGAAAAACATTGAAGAAGTAAACGTTTGAAGTCTGAGtactataatttttaaaaactgttttcttGAAGAGAGTTAAgcgttttgtttatgtttttaagtGCAATTCTCATTTAACTCTTTTCCAAGCTCGTTACCATTCGTGTCATTCTTGGGCTGTCGTGCTTGGTGCGAGCCTTTCCCAGGATTGGTTGCGTTTCTATTCAAGTCATTTTCGGGCTGTCCTGTTTGTTGCGAGCTTTTCCCAAGATTGGTAACATCTCTGTTCACGGCACGTTTGGGCTGTTCAGTTTGTTGCGAGCTTTCCCCAGGACTGGTTACATCTCTGTTCAAATCATTTTTGGGCTGTTCAGTTTGTTGCTGGCATTCTCCAGGATTGGTAACGTCTCTGTTCACGTCATTTTCGGGCTGTCCAGTTTGTTGCTGGCATTCCCCAGGATTGATAACGTCTCTCTTTACGTCAGTTTTGGGCTGTCCAGTTTGTTGCGAGGTTTCCCCAGGATTGGTTATGTCTCTATTCACGTCATTTTCGGGCTGTCCAGTTTGTTGCGAGCTTTCCCCAGGATTGGTTATGTCTCTATTCACGTCATTTTCGAGCTGTCCTGTTTGTTGAGAGCTTTCCCCAGGATTAGTAACGTCTATGTCCACGTCATTTTCGGGCTCTCTTGTTTGTTGCGAGCCATAGGTTTGTTTCATGAATGACTTCATTTCTGCTCCAATCGATTGTATCTCCTTTCTCATTTCTTCTAAGTTTTGTTTTTGCATACGATTCATTgttgtttgtatcatttttttcGTTTCTTTAACATTTTCAGACAACTTCTTCTCTAAATGTGCAACTGTCAGCTCCTCTTTGAATGGTTTTAGATTTTGTACTTTAAGCTCCCTGAGTATATCTGTAATAGGGGTAACAACACCATGCTGCAGATCATTGTTATCAGCATCATTCAAAACTCCAATAACCATTCCTATACATATTAAATCATTCGTATAATCTTTCGTAAATACCAAACCACCAGAATCCCCCCGTTTACAGacattcatattttcatttacaatttcatACTGATTTAAGAATATCGCACCTCCGAGCATATCTTTAGCTTGAAATCCAATTTCTCTAACGGACAAACGGTCAAACATTACTTTTCCACTGGTGATACCGGAAGCATACCCGCATTTCTGGATTTCATTGGAACGTTTTATTCTCGTCTTTCCCCAAGTTTTACCTGTGACATATTGTAGGTTCTCTGAAAATAAAATGcaagaaatttaatacatgtgggcttatcatatttatatttgataaatttagCTGTAATAAACCTGATAAATTAAGGTAGATCTGAAAACtattctacaatgtagatctTAAACACACCCTTTTTCAATCgtaatttcaatgttatatgCGCAATTACGCTTGTGTTCGGTTCGACAGGGATTGTTTGTATAACCGTTCAATGTTCGCTAACACAGCAGTTCCTAAACATATGACGGACCATATTTTGTGAAAATCTATGAGACGGTGTATCTGAATATAGCCTTTTTATCAATTTCAACTCTTGAGTACGCTGATACATGTAGGTATGAAagtaaacaattttataaatgcagtaaacattcatttaaacaagaaaaaacataacaagacaaacatagaaacatttcaaaaatatttaacagtCTAACGTTTCGATAAGTTTGCGAATTACTGGAGACTCCAGAATTAactgtatatgtgtgtgtgtgggtggtggtgggggggggggggggggggggttgacgGCAACCGAATTTTTAATTGACGGGTGGTGGGGCCCATCGGAAAATCATAATAATGGGTGATGGGGTCTATCAGAAATT from Mercenaria mercenaria strain notata chromosome 16, MADL_Memer_1, whole genome shotgun sequence encodes the following:
- the LOC123540067 gene encoding uncharacterized protein LOC123540067 — encoded protein: MYMHWKDIRSSTWKNVETVENTQALIDGGGLPDKFDLTDLVRRLGRKSAVVELVCKQIYEKIKAALPICAYVYAAYTKENDRELHFSVYLESEGVQRSDLCFDYDILFRSCKTKDQADPYNLTTYPESELLAEESSAVNETINIISKQYMTSHKFLSAITARKISFEREESLCIVMYVHPCTNRYYSIPHTEEPLPSTIQGYKVVVRNGVFKTASDPDYQDNLLMGCKISSDFSDGFGTLGGFIDHPEYGLCGFTCAHVVYNTGQLKKLKDKERQHWSAAKDPCLVYQPSKEDEHIIGRVVEATLTKGGENNSAGVDLALIQIEDRHPVAGTFPYGSTNENLQYVTGKTWGKTRIKRSNEIQKCGYASGITSGKVMFDRLSVREIGFQAKDMLGGAIFLNQYEIVNENMNVCKRGDSGGLVFTKDYTNDLICIGMVIGVLNDADNNDLQHGVVTPITDILRELKVQNLKPFKEELTVAHLEKKLSENVKETKKMIQTTMNRMQKQNLEEMRKEIQSIGAEMKSFMKQTYGSQQTREPENDVDIDVTNPGESSQQTGQLENDVNRDITNPGESSQQTGQPENDVNRDITNPGETSQQTGQPKTDVKRDVINPGECQQQTGQPENDVNRDVTNPGECQQQTEQPKNDLNRDVTSPGESSQQTEQPKRAVNRDVTNLGKSSQQTGQPENDLNRNATNPGKGSHQARQPKNDTNGNELGKELNENCT